One genomic segment of Hippoglossus hippoglossus isolate fHipHip1 chromosome 22, fHipHip1.pri, whole genome shotgun sequence includes these proteins:
- the lingo2b gene encoding leucine-rich repeat and immunoglobulin-like domain-containing nogo receptor-interacting protein 2b: MTEGNVGKRDMRHPAPHHCHLILGGALVLLLVSSAFSCPARCECSAQSKSVSCHRKRLPTIPEGIPIETRVLDLSKNKLRIVTPDNFSSFQQLEDLDLSDNLISVVEPGSFRSQLALRSLSFRSNVLQLIPAGVLSGLTNLTRLDISHNRLVVLLDHAFQDLRRLSSLEVGDNELVFISQRAFTGLLGLQILTLERSNLTVVPTEALAHLHSLVELRMRYLSISFLKPFSFKRLSRLRTLEIDYWPWLDTLPPLSLHGLNLTMLFITNTNLSALPGAALRNLPYLTHLNLSNCRIQHIHQGELGQLPHLLELRLQGAQLLSIEPFAFVGLKSLKLLDVSQNRLDSLERGVFASPESLQRLCLGGNPLVCDCRLLWLLNSHKPPSLQILDVQPECTAPEHLLGKNLRDLKEPLVSRYMTCTKPRIGPNTTQLLMADEGQPARLSCMAEGAPRPSVVWITPHRRYVTAKSSGRVEVQPDGTLEIKAAELHDSGVYLCIASNPAGNASLSASLAVKSLSIGDRSPYSNRSSNYLTDSNSTWGNGTVLYNMTVPIDIKTIIISTAMGCLSFLGVVVFCFLILFIWSRGKGRHKSNFDIEYVPRKSNGAAAEVTETSGPRRVNMKMI; this comes from the coding sequence ATGACAGAGGGCAACGTGGGTAAAAGAGACATGCGACACCCAGCCCCGCATCACTGCCACCTCATCCTGGGTGGGGCATTGGTGCTTCTCCTGGTCAGCTCAGCCTTCAGCTGCCCCGCCCGATGTGAGTGCTCCGCCCAAAGCAAGTCGGTTAGTTGCCACCGCAAGCGGCTGCCCACTATCCCTGAAGGCATCCCCATTGAAACGCGCGTCCTGGACCTCAGCAAGAACAAACTACGCATCGTCACACCGGATAACTTCTCTTCAttccagcagctggaggaccTGGATCTCAGTGACAACCTCATCAGCGTGGTGGAGCCCGGCTCATTTCGCTCTCAGCTTGCTCTACGCTCGCTCAGCTTCCGCAGTAACGTGCTTCAGCTGATTCCTGCCGGCGTACTGTCCGGCCTGACCAACCTCACCCGCCTTGACATCAGCCACAACCGACTGGTGGTTCTCCTGGATCATGCCTTCCAAGATCTGCGCAGGTTATCATCCCTGGAGGTGGGTGATAATGAGCTAGTTTTTATCTCTCAGCGGGCTTTTACAGGGTTACTTGGACTCCAAATTTTGACCCTGGAACGTTCCAACCTGACCGTGGTCCCTACTGAGGCTCTGGCACATCTGCACAGCCTGGTCGAACTGCGCATGCGCTACCTGAGCATTAGTTTTCTAAAGCCTTTCTCCTTTAAGAGGTTATCTCGTCTCCGCACACTAGAGATTGATTACTGGCCCTGGCTGGACACGCTACCCCCCCTCTCCCTGCATGGACTCAACCTTACAATGTTGTTCATAACCAACACAAACCTGTCTGCCTTGCCCGGTGCAGCGCTGCGTAACCTACCCTACCTCACTCATCTCAACTTGTCCAACTGCCGCATCCAGCACATCCATCAGGGAGAGCTGGGCCAACTCCCACATCTGCTGGAGCTCCGCCTCCAAGGGGCTCAGCTGCTTTCTATTGAGCCGTTTGCTTTTGTGGGCCTCAAATCGTTGAAACTATTGGATGTGTCACAGAACCGCCTGGACTCTCTGGAGAGGGGAGTGTTTGCCTCACCAGAGAGCCTCCAGAGGCTTTGTCTGGGAGGAAATCCATTAGTGTGCGACTGCAGATTGCTTTGGCTGCTCAATAGCCACAAGCCCCCATCTCTGCAGATTCTGGATGTCCAGCCTGAGTGCACCGCCCCCGAGCACCTCCTGGGGAAAAATCTGCGTGACCTCAAGGAGCCTCTGGTGTCCAGGTACATGACCTGCACTAAACCACGAATTGGGCCCAACACGACCCAGTTGCTGATGGCTGATGAGGGTCAGCCCGCCCGCCTCAGCTGCATGGCAGAGGGAGCGCCGCGGCCCTCTGTGGTCTGGATTACACCTCACAGACGCTATGTCACAGCCAAGAGCAGTGGTAGGGTGGAAGTCCAACCAGATGGTACCCTGGAGATCAAGGCAGCGGAGCTGCATGACAGCGGGGTTTACTTGTGTATTGCCAGTAACCCTGCTGGCAATGCTAGTCTGTCAGCCTCTTTAGCTGTGAAGAGCCTGAGCATTGGGGACAGATCTCCCTACAGCAACAGGAGCTCAAACTATTTGACAGACTCTAACAGCACATGGGGGAATGGGACGGTACTGTACAACATGACAGTCCCTATAGACATTAAGACTATCATTATATCTACAGCCATGGGCTGCCTGTCCTTCCTAGGTGTGGTCGTGTTCTGCTTCCTGATTCTGTTCATCTGGAGCCGAGGGAAAGGACGCCATAAGAGCAACTTTGATATTGAATATGTCCCTCGCAAATCCAACGGGGCAGCAGCTGAGGTGACAGAAACAAGCGGCCCGAGACGGGTCAACATGAAAATGATTTGA